The following coding sequences are from one Cryptococcus deuterogattii R265 chromosome 1, complete sequence window:
- a CDS encoding serine/threonine-protein phosphatase 2A activator 1 — MQPLTQPSQPEASSSRAFHIPSDPAQPRPCLTNDAVVSRWQNSPGFQYFWAWIKRRCDRLKGKQIIRGSYDNSANGIQSLMHMLDRMTSWVEDAPPQPQSNQRFGNLAFRTYNKLLRERLPQLIDSWDIPSNLRSQLLPLLINSHAFGHPTRLDYGTGHELAFVLGLWCCVVPGWIGGDNDKEDEEDELILRVFTRYLELTTLLQKTYNLEPAGSHGVWGLDDYCFLPYLFGSAQLLGSNLTPSASLSLALSHHPSAVLPPSAPMTDLYTLSLHHLTLFKSGASFSEHSPLLYSLSQMPSWVKPHGGLKKMFLGEVVGKRVVVQGIWVGGWCWGNDVPHMEERADEKKSKGTDVGAKAPWAR, encoded by the exons ATGCAACCTCTCACCCAGCCCTCGCAACCCGAAGCGTCCAGTTCAAGAGCATTTCACATCCCCTCAGACCCGGCTCAACCTCGACCATGCCTTACCAACGATGCAGTTGTGTCAAGGTGGCAAAACTCACCTGGTTTTCAGTATTTCTGGGCCTGgataaaaagaagatgtgaCCGGTTGAAGGGGAAACAGATCATAAGGGGATCATATGACAATAGTGCAAAT GGAATACAGAGCCTTATGCATATGCTGGATCGAATGACTAGCTGGGTGGAAGATGCCCCTCCTCAGCCGCAGTCAAATCAGAGGTTTGGCAATCTTGCATTCAGGACGTACAATAAACTGTTACGAGAG AGATTACCTCAGCTCATTGATTCATGGGATATCCCTTCCAACCTTCGTTCTCAGCTGCTTCCTTTACTCATCAACTCCCATGCTTTCGGACACCCCACGAGACTAGATTATGGAACGGGTCACGAACTCGCATTTGTGCTCGGCTTATGGTGCTGTGTCGTTCCTGGATGGATTGGCGGTGACAAtgacaaggaggatgaagaggacgaatTGATTTTGAGAGTGTTCACTAG ATACCTCGAATTGACTACTCTTCTGCAGAAGACGTATAACCTGGAGCCTGCAGGGTCCCATGGAGTGTGGGGCTTAGATGATTATTGTTTCTTACC CTATCTGTTCGGCTCGGCTCAACTGCTAGGCTCAAACCTCACTCCTTCAGCCTCACTGTCACTGGCTCTCTCCCATCACCCGTCAGCTGTCTTGCCTCCTTCCGCGCCCATGACTGACCTCTAcactctctccctccaccatctcacTCTTTTCAAGTCTGGCGCCTCCTTTTCGGAGCATTCTCCATTGTTGTATTCCTTGTCTCAAATGCCCAGTTGGGTTAAACCACATGGaggtttgaagaagatgtttcTGGGAGAGGTCGTAGGCAAAAGGGTTGTCGTACAGGGTATTTGGGTGGGGGGATGGTGTTGGGGTAATGATGTGCCCCacatggaagagagagcagatgaaaaaaagagtaaAGGAACAGATGTGGGTGCCAAGGCCCCGTGGGCGCGGTAA
- a CDS encoding tRNA (guanine10-N2)-methyltransferase translates to MPLYALRLVIDHKTFRLPSLLSISQVFGFPIRFVSEDKTRGLLVIELEKDDDMEKILDRETLVLSAAEVYAEGATYDELHAQLKSKLHVLDPYKHSSFKIIIESAHHSIPEPRQIETINSFKYTGLEGKIRLKNPEVEFIVYEDYDWVPANTPEQRLARDGKFHRVYFGRKIGNGRARHLIISHSVKTRAYYGNTSMEAQMGFLMANQALPAPGKLIYDPFVGTGSMLYAVAQFGAYVMGSDIDGRQIRGKKKGKGIKPGILRAAEQYGLQNKFLDFCTFDVTKSPIRRGGWIDAIITDPPYGVRAGAKRLGRKEGKKPLREEPYQLPDGTYSHERSDYIPPSRPYELANLTLDLILLARWILVPKGRLVFFLPTVNEDYDEIDIPKVEGMRELKIGDGSVQDFGKWGRRLITMEKIALDDGEPPKFEDHEEFKEGAEDLPGHFGFYKRYLSGFKPKSNSTSPDPSTPFDRQRDA, encoded by the exons ATGCCTCTTTACGCCCTCCGACTGGTCATAGACCACAAAACTTTCCGGCTTCCAtcacttctttccatctcgcAAGTCTTCGGCTTCCCTATTCGATTTGTGTCAGAAGATAAAACTCGAGGTTTGCTTGTAATTGAGCtcgagaaagatgatgatatggagaAAATTTTGGACAGGGAGACATTAGTGCT TTCTGCAGCTGAAGTTTACGCAGAAGGAGCAACTTACGACGAGCTTCATGCGCAGCTGAAGTCAAAGCTCCATGTGCTCGATCCTTACAAAcactcttccttcaaaatcATTATTGAAAGTGCTCATCATTCCATCCCTGAGCCTCGGCAAAT AGAAACTATCAACTCGTTTAAATACACAGGTCTAGAAGGTAAAATTAGATTAAAGAACCCCGAAGTGGAATTCATTGTTTATGAAGACT ACGATTGGGTTCCCGCTAATACCCCTGAGCAACGTCTTGCGAGAGATGGGAAGTTTCACCGAGTCTACTTTGGCCGAAAG ATCGGAAACGGTCGAGCTAGACATTTGATCATCTCTCACTCCGTCAAAACTCGAGCGTATTACGGCAACACCTCCATGGAGGCACAGATGGGTTTCCTTATGGCGAATCAAGCTCTG CCCGCCCCAGGAAAACTCATCTACGATCCCTTCGTCGGAACCGGCTCCATGTTATACGCAGTCGCACAATTCGGAGCTTATGTTATGGGTTCAGACATTGATGGCAGACAGATCCGAGGCAAAA agaagggcaagggtaTCAAGCCCGGAATTCTTCGTGCTGCTGAGCAATACGGCCTCCAGAATAAGTTCCTGGACTTCTGTACTTTTGATGTTACGAAAAGTCCTATTCGTAGGGGCGGATGGATTGACGCTATCATCACAGATCCTCCTT ATGGCGTTAGAGCAGGTGCAAAGCGCCTTGGTCgtaaggaaggaaaaaagcCACTGAGGGAAGAACCGTATCAGTTACCTGATGGTACCTACTCGCACGA acGGTCAGACTATATCCCCCCTTCTCGTCCTTACGAACTAGCCAACCTCACCCTCGACCTGATTCTCCTTGCGCGATGGATCCTTGTGCCCAAAGGCCGTTTAGTTTTCTTCTTACCAACCGTGAATGAGGATTATGACGAGATCGATATCCCCAAGGTAGAAGGAATGAGGGAATTAAAGATCGGGGATGGAAGTGTGCAGGATTTTGGAAAATGGGGTAGACGG TTAATCACAATGGAGAAAATCGCacttgatgatggtgagcCCCCAAAGTTTGAAGACCACGAAGAGTTCAAGGAAGGGGCGGAGGACTTGCCGGGTCATTTTGGCTTCTACAAAAGA TATTTGAGCGGGTTCAAGCCAAAGTCAAATTCGACCAGTCCCGATCCATCGACCCCATTTGACAGGCAAAGGGACGCATAA
- a CDS encoding thyroid hormone receptor interactor 13 gives MSNIIEFGAPPPRSSSSKARNFGSPSSGFSKTLSSEKSFEKINGNHEVESHIYKDENVMEEDMMGEESMLVDTDQEEESDEDEEREVIHVEVRQKPFSHLREQPIMQIVTQFIEEDLASLELGCDLSGWNEVKILKDHVERIWVEEGVAGVASVQGSEIDIQVHVYKTSLDNEVEEFSADLDDDDSEEKVSAASVRSLPSTELDGIWDTLVYSDDIKARLLNYIYSTILFSESDIDFNVIAWNRVILLHGPPGTGKTSLCRALAQKMSIRLSQKYRHGKIIEINSHSLFSKWFSESGKLVQKLFQTVTEMVEDESGFVVVMIDEVESLTAARAGAMKGNEPSDSLRVVNALLTQLDKLRTRKNVLVMTTSNLVDAIDEAFISRVDLLESVPLPPPRAIYSILSGCLKECITKKLIKRCRILDWKAAEEAQRERKFAGKVSVAEKEKEAREVRERGVAASLADLAIRCHAIELSGRTLRKLPVIAHARYLSSSSSSTSSMGEYRSFKVERWIEAMSKVVDVEQEKKHGLTSGGNNTLGGEEAKAPRDGICCSSVSNGHAHMEKNEIGMMVGTKVKH, from the exons ATGTCTAATATAATCGAATTCGGCGCCCCACCTCCGcgttcatcatcctctaaAGCTCGTAACTTCGGTTCTCCCTCTAGCGGGTTCTCGAAAACACTTTCCTCGGAAAAATCATTCGAAAAGATTAATGGCAACCATGAGGTTGAATCCCACATATACAAGGATGAAAACgtaatggaagaagatatgatgggagaagagagcaTGCTCGTGGATACCGAtcaagaggaggagagtgacgaagatgaggaaagggagGTCATCCATG TCGAAGTTCGACAGAAACCTTTTTCTCATTTGCGAGAACAGCCGATCATGCAAATCGTCACTCAGTTtattgaagaagatctggCGAGTTTAGAATTGGGGTGTGACTTGTCCGGATGGAATGAGGTCAAGATCCTGAAGGACCATGTCGAGCGTATATGGGTAGAAGAAGGGG TCGCCGGGGTCGCATCGGTGCAGGGTTCAGAAATAGACATTCAAGTGCATGTTTACAAGACTTCTTTGGATaatgaagttgaagaatTTTCGGCTGATTTAGATG atgatgatagtgaagagaaggtcTCTGCGGCTTCTGTTCGTTCACTGCCTTCTACTGAGCTGGACGGCATCTGGGACAC TTTGGTCTATTCCGATGACATTAAAGCCCGTCTTCTAAACTACATTTACTCTACCATTCTGTTCTCTGAGAGTGACATCGACTTTAATGTCATCGCATGGAACAGGGTCATTTTGTTGCATGGTCCTCCTGGAACAGGCAAGACCAGTCTATGTAGGGCGTTGGCTCAGAAAATGTCTATACGGCTGTCTCAAAA GTATCGACATGGCAAAATCATTGAAATCAATTCAcattcccttttctccaagTGGTTTTCTGAGTCAGGCAAGTTGGTGCAAAAGTTATTCCAGACCGTAAcagagatggtggaggatgaatcTGGTTTCGTAGTGGTCATGATAG ACGAGGTGGAGTCTTTGACAGCGGCAAGAGCAGGTGCAATGAAGGGCAACGAACCGTCTGATTCTCTGAGA GTTGTGAATGCTCTTTTGACTCAATTGGATAAGCTGAGAACCCGCAAGAATGTGCTGGTGATGACAACGTCCAACCTCGTCGATGCTATCG ACGAAGCATTCATATCCCGAGTCGACCTTCTTGAATCTGTTCCTCTCCCACCGCCACGAGCCATCtactccatcctctctgGATGTTTGAAAGAATGTATTACCAAAAAACTCATCAAGCGATGTCGGATACTGGATTGGAAAGCGGCTGAAGAGGCACAGCGGGAGAGAAAGTTTGCTGGGAAAGTTTCGGTagcagaaaaagaaaaggaggcgAGAGAAGTAAGAGAGAGGGGGGTGGCGGCTTCACTAGCCGATCTAGCTATCAGATGCCAT GCAATCGAGCTTTCCGGCCGAACACTGCGCAAACTCCCGGTCATCGCCCATGCTCGATacctctcttcatcatcttcctctacaTCATCTATGGGGGAGTATAGATCATTCaaggtggagagatggataGAGGCGATGAGCAAAGTGGTGGATGtcgagcaagagaagaaacaTGGTTTGACATCTGGAGGAAATAATACGCttggaggtgaagaagcaaaagccCCGCGAGATGGGATCTGCTGCTCAAGTGTGTCGAATGGTCATGCTCacatggagaagaatgagattgGGATGATGGTGGGTACAAAGGTGAAGCATTAA